From a region of the Cutaneotrichosporon cavernicola HIS019 DNA, chromosome: 7a genome:
- the LCL3 gene encoding uncharacterized protein (Staphylococcal nuclease homologues): MQRADRRVHEDAACPGSQANASEADETGYIHIARSPLESLGSLGTPGSRWPPWLVDAMQDPAKAAILSGGCAVAVTLAGISIYRRFLRRIPNADSVTAAMIEEKRKIVGVVTRVGDGDGFRLYHTPGPFWRFPLKLRRVPTTTKELKNETLSIRIAGVDAPELAHFGNPAQPYAKESLDWLTNTVDGRRVKCQLLRKDQYGRIVAVPWLCRSVLPDKPLPLMMLREGVAVVYTQGGAEFGPWGLDKLQAEEDEARKNRRGLWGGRSVEKPGDFKRRVREGSEEAATTVKLGKKRSWWEALGRWLGGKT; this comes from the exons ATGCAACGCGCAGACCGGCGCGTCCACGAGGATGCCGCATGTCCCGGATCACAGGCCAACGCCTCCGAAGCAGATGAGACGGGATACATCCACatcgcgcgctcgccccTCGAGTCACTGGGCAGTCTCGGCACACCAGGCTCACGGTGGCCACCAtggctcgtcgacgcgatGCAGGACCCGGCCAAGGCTGCGATCCTGTCCGGCGGGTGTGCAGTGGCTGTGACTCTTGCGGGTATTAGCATCTACCGCCGGTTCCTGCGGCGGATCCCGAACGCTGACAGCGTGACGGCCGCCATGATCGAGGAGAAACGCAAGATTGTAGGCGTTGTGACGCG ggTGGGCGATGGAG ATGGGTTCAGGCTGTACCATACCCCAGGACCATTCTGGCGTTTCCCGCTCAAGTTGAGGCGCGTCCCGACCACAACCAAAG AATTGAAGAACGAGACGTTGTCGATTCGAATAGCCGGCGTTGACGCTCCCGAACTAGCCCACTTTGGTAATCCGGCCCAGCCGTACGCCAAGGAGAGCCTGGACTGGCTGACCAACACGGTCGACGGCCGGCGCGTCAAGTGTCAGCTCCTCCGCAAGGACCAGTATGGCCGGATTGTCGCTGTCCCTTGGCTCTGTCGCTCTGTACTTCCGGACAAGCCGCTTCCGCTCATGATGTTGCGTGAgggcgtcgcggtcgtgTACACGCAGGGCGGGGCAGAGTTTGGTCCCTGGGGTCTGGACAAGTTGCAggccgaagaggacgaggccaGGAAGAACCGCCGGGGGTTGTGGGGTGGCCGCAGCGTCGAGAAGCCCGGTGACTTTAAGCGGCGGGTGCGCGAGGGCTCGGAAGAGGCGGCCACGACGGTCAAGCTTGGTAAGAAGCGTTCGTGGTGGGAGGCTTTGGGACGGTGGCTCGGCGGTAAGACGTAG
- a CDS encoding uncharacterized protein (HOOK protein), with the protein MTRREQDALLALFNSFRPSRRVTTFDQLSDGKVLLEVMHSIDGTHFKGGPKSHARTSGSGATGQDNWVLRMNIMKRLYRLMLSYPLNHPNAPTLAVTTLPEPNFNAIARLPKSAEGTTGLIQICRMCVAVGAMGPANERVIAKIQALDEGSMVELMKTIEGVMATLPNGHDGEESQKDTPHDVSPPNSALREERDRLLSENDDLRTRIEGMTEQVQTLNSSLNAAKESEEAYRQKTLESDATRTKDGPSETDNLRADLARAEDGLAETEAALEKQTTLVAELTRSVDELRATATDVGKLQDEVDELRQVEDRLHKSENVIEKYKKKLEEGAGLRRELRTLEEENAALIDKNSHLEGDLKKLGANKSLVDHYKGQIDALEKKAHDQAAEFAHLSVQLEEVQESLAAMERERDMVQEELQASQERVKELEHAPKRHQSMLQISDKNLEIELEHSDSEDNVSKTDLKLRIRALERQLADNTVPGDQADRMAALEQLLTETEKARERYQTDYMSANRQAQLAQAKLEHILTGRGGDNTQTALALRQRLDDVSNERDTLRKDKQAAEDAHEDLVRQLTSARFDLGLVDKDKRSIIASARSEAKTETVQFSEQVTSLKDELATLRERDRLHLEEIRRLMMDKIELQSVGMAHNQEALERERKLNDLRTSLETTGTSPHSQAQILDLQTRNDVLTTEVASLSDKLKKARAFIKNQDALFRAEHHKKLSTGFTQQGQDYESKIAALKNELSVAKHNALSIDSRYRLEQQLMLAAWHDLGARVVRDHVGAAGLRRPAVQRAAGTSWLARQRKHQDDALFAR; encoded by the exons ATGACCCGACGCGAGCAGGATGCCCTGCTCGCTCTATTCAACTCCTTCCGTCCCTCGCGGCGAGTCACCACGTTTGACCAGCTCTCCGATGGCAAGGTTCTGTTGGAG GTTATGCATTCCAT CGACGGCACCCACTTCAAAGGCGGACCCAAGTCTCACGCGCGcacctcgggctcgggcgcCACCGGGCAGGACAACTGGGTGCTCCGCATGAATATAAT GAAACGCCTGTACCGCCTCATGCTGAGTTACCCGCTCAACCACCCCAATGCCCCTACGCTCGCTGTAACAACTCTCCCGGAGCCCAACTTTAATGCCATTGCACGCCTCCCGAAAAGTGCCGAGGGCACGACTGGCCTCATCCAGATCTGCCGCATGTGCGTGGCAGTCGGTGCCATGGGCCCAGCCAACGAGCGCGTCATTGCCAAGATCCAGGCGCTCGATGAGGGATCAATGGTCGAGCTCATGAAGACAATAGAGGGCGTCATGGCCACCCTTCCCAATGGGCACGATGGCGAAGAGTCCCAGAAGGATACGCCACACGACGTTAGCCCACCCAACTCGGCGCTGCGTGAAGAACGTGACCGCTTGCTATCGGAAAACGACGACTTGCGCACGCGGATCGAGGGGATGACGGAGCAAGTGCAAACACTCAATAGCAGTCTGAACGCCGCCAAagagagcgaggaggcaTACCGCCAGAAAACGTTGGAGAGCGATGCGACACGGACCAAGGACGGGCCGTCCGAAACAGACAACTTacgcgccgacctcgcgcgtGCAGAGGacggcctcgccgagaccgaggccGCACTAGAGAAACAGACTACCCTCGTCGCAGAGCTGACACGTTCGGTTGATGAGCTGCgagccaccgccaccgacgtcggcaagctacaggacgaggtcgacgaaCTGCGACAAGTCGAGGACCGATTGCACAAGTCTGAAAACGTCATTGAAAAGTacaagaagaagctcgaggagggcgcgggGTTGCGTCGCGAGCTGCGAACTTTGGAGGAAGAGAacgccgccctcatcgACAAGAACTCGCACCTCGAGGGTGATCTCAAGAAGCTCGGAGCGAACAAGTCACTCGTCGACCACTACAAGGGCCAGATTGATGCTctcgagaagaaggcgcaCGATCAGGCCGCCGAGTTTGCACACCTGAGCGTtcagctcgaggaggtgcaAGAGTCACTCGCCGCCatggagcgcgagcgcgacatggTGCAGGAGGAGCTGCAGGCAAGCCAGGAGCGTGTCAAGGAGTTGGAGCACGCACCGAAGCGCCACCAGTCAATGTTGCAGATCTCGGACAAGAATCTTGAGATCGAACTCGAGCATTCGGACTCGGAAGACAACGTCAGCAAGACTGACCTCAAGCTGCGCATACGTGCGCTAGAGCGCCAGCTTGCCGACAATACCGTGCCCGGCGACCAGGCTGACCGCAtggcggcgctcgagcagctcctcaCCGAGACGGAGAAGGCGCGTGAGCGCTACCAGACCGATTACATGTCCGCCAACCGGCAAGCCCAGCTTGcgcaggccaagctcgagcacaTTCTCACGGGGCGTGGTGGCGACAACACGCAGACTGCACTCGCCCTCAGACAACGCCTGGACGACGTGTCGAATGAGCGTGACACGCTGCGCAAGGACAAGCAagctgccgaggacgcACACGAGGACCTCGTGCGCCAGCTCACGTCTGCTCGTTTCGACCTCGGTCTtgtcgacaaggacaaACGCTCGATCATTGCGTCCGCGCGCTCCGAGGCCAAGACGGAGACTGTCCAGTTCAGCGAGCAGGTGACCTccctcaaggacgagcttgcGACATtacgcgagcgcgaccgcctGCACCTTGAGGAGATTCGCCG ctTGATGATGGACAAGATAGAGCTCCAGTCAGTAGGCATGGCGCACAACCAGGAGgctctcgagcgcgagcgcaagctcaacgATCTGCGTACGTCGCTCGAGACGACCGGCACATCACCACATTCACAGGCACAAATACTTGACTTGCAGACGCGAAACGACGTGCTCACAACCGAGGTCGCGAGCCTCagcgacaagctcaagaaggcACGTGCGTTCATCAAGAACCAGGACGCCCTATTCCGTGCCGAGCACCACAAGAAGCTGTCGACTGGCTTTACGCAGCAGGGTCAGGACTACGAGAGCAAgatcgccgcgctcaagaaCGAGCTCAGCGTGGCCAAG cacAATGCCCTCTCGATCGACAGTCGCTACCGCCTCGAACAGCAGCTCATGTTGGCAGCTTGGCACGACCTGGGTGCGCGTGTCGTTCGCGACCACGTCGGTGCCGCTGGTCTGCGGCGCCCCGCTGTCCAGCGCGCGGCGGGTACGTCGTGGCTTGCGCGCCAACGCAAGCATCAGGACGACGCCCTGTTCGCCAGGTGA
- the SEC20 gene encoding uncharacterized protein (Sec20): MSDPNAEGNAPSPIGPLQRRLDDVRTFQLPRLRTCASAAMARDLAAEARSDLEAVRTALEEAREDAENLPVRERDAAVAGLAGIEGEYAATHAEYRAAIVAAKKASAAAVRKHELLEPLDEAPRAEASTAVGGDDALQTKTNEVTDALRRTTQLLQTELERSVLSTQMLKESTTTMRSTQGLYDNYTALLTTSGQLVRAIERADWWDRALIMAAFACFLLAVLWVVKQRVLDRVGGAAVWWVGGSFRLLRMMGGGGKAKDIAAVGGAALAAGAASSATAAAAAAAAAKAETKAKGKIDVIPIEDVPVAGADSAVKRRNGKDGNVPPADVAGHQPIDQAVRKPALEPVDIEVLEEPPRMRRKEEL; encoded by the exons ATGTCCGACCCAAACGCGGAGGGCAACGCACCCAGCCCCATCGGACCGCTTCAGCGGCGACTGGATGACGTGCGCACATTCCAGCTTCCGCGGCTACGGACAtgcgcgtcggccgcgatggcgcgcgacctcgcggcTGAGGCGCGCTCCGACCTTGAAGCGGTACGCACTGCGCTGGAAGAGGCacgcgaggacgccgagaaCTTGCCTGTGCGCGAACGTGATGCGGCTGTTGCAGGCCTCGCGGGGATCGAGGGCGAATATGCTGC cacACATGCCGAGTATCGCGCGGCCATCGtggcggccaagaaggcgaGTGCGGCCGCTGTGCGCAAACACGAACTCCTCGAACCTCTCGACGAAGCaccgcgcgccgaggccagtACTGCTGTTGG cggcgacgacgcgctgcaAACCAAGACGAACGAGGTGACAGATGCGCTGCGACGTACGACACAGCTCCTGCAAACCGAGCTAGAGCGTAGCGTGCTCAGCACACAGATGCTCA AGGAATCGACCACCACGATGCGCAGCACGCAGGGCCTATATGACAACTACACTGCGCTGCTTACTACGTCGGGACAGCTCGTGCGCGCAATCGAGCGCGCTGACTGGTGGGACCGGGCGCTGATCATGGCCGCTTTCGCGTGCTTTCTCCTCGCTGTGTTGTGGGTTGTCAAACAGCGCGTGCTGGACCGCGTGGGTGGGGCGGCTGTGTGGTGGGTCGGAGGAAGCTTTAGGTTGCTCCGCATGATGGGCGGGGGaggcaaggccaaggacatTGCGGCAGTGGGAGGAGCTGCCTTGgcagcaggcgcagcgTCGAGTGCGAcagcggcagcagcagcagcagcggcggcgaaaGCCGAGACCAAGGCAAAGGGCAAGATCGACGTTATCCCGATCGAGGACGTGCCAGTCGCTGGTGCCGACTCTGCCGTCAAGAGGCGGAacggcaaggacggcaaTGTGCCACCAGCAGATGTTGCTGGCCACCAACCAATCGACCAGGCCGTACGCAAACCCGCACTAGAGCCCGTAGACATCGAAGTACTCGAGGAGCCACCACGCATGCgccgcaaggaggagctgtAG
- a CDS encoding uncharacterized protein (Thioredoxin): MVKVIESADEFKQLINSGDVVVVDYWATWCGPCKLIGPHFAKLEAKFPNVKFAKVDIEEQPEVATSEGIRAMPTFKAYKDGQVIDEFTGAVPAKLTALLEKVSAQAA, encoded by the exons ATGGTCAAGGTTATCGAGTCCGCAGACGAGTTCAAGCAGCTC atcAACTctggcgacgtcgtcgttgtcgacTACTGGGCCACTTGGTGCGGTCCTTGCAAGCTCATCGGCCCCCACtttgccaagctcgaggccaagttCCCCAACGTCAAGTTTGCCAAGGTTGACATTGAGGAGCAGCCT GAGGTTGCAACGTCCGAGGGCATCCGTGCTATGCCTACCTTCAAGGCATACAAGGACGGCCAGGTGATTGACGAGTTCACTGGCGCTGTTCCGGCCAAGCTCACC GctctcctcgagaaggtTTCCGCTCAGGCCGCTTAA